One window of the Tubulanus polymorphus chromosome 11, tnTubPoly1.2, whole genome shotgun sequence genome contains the following:
- the LOC141912722 gene encoding guanine deaminase-like encodes MASPTSDVHCYLGTFIHCTKKQTEVEILEDTVVGVQNGKIIFVKEIKQLPHVRKEFSIPSCNVHAMHFGQFMIPGFVDCHVHASQYVFCGSNLGLVLLDWLEKHTFPTEAKFDDLDFAAVAYTKAVERLLRNGTTTSCYFATIHTDSTLALCDIIEACGQRALVGKVNMDRNSPDEYTELSAKDSLLETERFIDEIRRRNYRLVEPVITPRFVPNCTEELQNGLGELAKRYDLYIQSHLSETEAECRWVSELHPNSRDYVSVYDKAGLLTNKTVMAHGIHLSDEELDLMKMRGVAIAHCPNSNISLRSGMLDARKILDRGMKIGLGTDLAGGYHPSILDAMRNAIAVSNILSVQKGDDYRPLVYQDVFRLATLGGAEALCMDERLGSFEVGKEFDALLIDPHTNYSGIDAFDGDFHQEMFQKFLFLGDDRNIIEVYVQGRKIWPQPGRMTADSRLTSCSLTDGTEFSAPVCSCGDVDPENKTKGRFSSIRRDSDFNLAPKTSVNGE; translated from the exons ATGGCCTCGCCAACAAGCGACGTTCACTGTTACCTGGGAACATTTATCCATTGCACGAAAAAACAAACCGAGGTAGAAATCTTGGAAGACACGGTCGTTGGCGTTCAGAATGGCAAG ATTATATTCGTGAAAGAAATTAAACAACTACCACACGTTAGAAAAGAATTCAGCATCCCCAGTTGTAATGTTCACGCGATGCATTTCGG TCAATTCATGATTCCCGGTTTTGTTGACTGTCACGTACACGCATCACAGTACGTATTCTGCGGGAGTAATTTAGGATTagtgttgttagattggttggAGAAACATACGTTCCCGACCGAGGCAAAATTCGACGATTTAGACTTTGCCGCGGTTGCCTATACCAAGGCCGTG gAACGACTGCTTAGAAATGGGACGACGACTTCCTGCTATTTCGCCACAATACACACTGATTCAACACTTGCGCTTTGTGATATCATCG AGGCTTGCGGACAAAGAGCGCTCGTTGGCAAAGTCAATATGGATCGAAATAGTCCTGATGAGTACACAGAACTTTCTGCGAAAGATTCGCTACTTGAAACAGAGAG GTTTATCGATGAGATCAGAAGACGTAATTATCGTCTGGTTGAACCGGTTATAACTCCGCGATTTGTGCCGAATTGTACCGAGGAATTGCAGAATGGATTGGGCGAACTAGCCAAACGATACGATCTTTACATCCAG AGTCATCTCAGCGAAACTGAAGCAGAATGTAGATGGGTTAGCGAATTGCATCCAAACTCAAGGGACTATGTGTCCGTGTATGATAAAGCCGGTTTACTCACCAATAAA ACGGTTATGGCTCACGGTATACATCTATCGGACGAAGAATTGGATCTGATGAAGATGCGAGGAGTAGCAATCGCCCATTGCCCCAACTCAAATATCAGCTTACGCAGCGGCATGTTGGACGCAAGGAAGATTCTAGATCGGGGCATGAAAATTGGACTTGGGACAG ATTTAGCCGGTGGTTACCACCCATCTATACTCGACGCTATGAGAAACGCAATTGCCGTTTCTAACATCCTCAGCGTTCAGAAAGGCGATGACTACCGCCCCCTGGTGTACCAGGACGTCTTCCGTTTAGCAACACTAGGCGGTGCTGAAG CCTTGTGTATGGATGAACGATTGGGCAGCTTCGAGGTCGGTAAAGAATTCGACGCACTGCTCATCGACCCGCATACGAACTATTCCGGCATCGATGCTTTCGACGGTGATTTTCACCAAGAAATGTTCCAGAAGTTTCTTTTCTTAG GCGACGATCGGAATATAATCGAGGTTTACGTACAAGGCCGCAAAATTTGGCCGCAACCCGGCAGAATGACCGCCGATTCGCGATTGACTTCGTGCAGTCTGACCGACGGTACTGAGTTCTCGGCCCCGGTTTGCTCGTGCGGCGACGTCGACCccgaaaataaaactaaagGTCGCTTCAGTTCGATTCGACGGGACAGCGATTTCAACCTAGCCCCAAAGACAAGTGTCAACGGTGAATAG